The following is a genomic window from Nocardioides thalensis.
GCCGGTGCCGTGGAAGTCCTTGAACGGGTCGACGAACGTCGTGATGCGCTCGAGCCGCTCGGTGTCGGTCGCCGCGAGAGCGAGTGCGACGACGCTGAGCGCGCTCATGAACAGCACGAACAGTCGAACCGGGGCACCGACCACCCACAGCATCCCGACCAGCAGGGCGAAGAAGACGAGCGCGGTGCCGAGGTCGCGCCCGATCACCACGAGGGTCGTCGCGAGCACCATGCCCGGCACCACCGGGATCAGCAGCTGGTGGAGGCTGCCGAGGCGGCGCTCCTTGTTGGCGTAGATGTGCGCGGCCCAGATGACGATCGCGAGCTTCGCGATCTCGGACGCCTGGATCTGGATCGGGCCGAGCGCGAGCCAGTTGCGGTTGCCGTTGATGGTGACGCCGACGGCCGCGGTCGCGACGAGGAGACCGAGCGCGACGACGAAGCCGGGATAGGCCAGCCCGCGCACCCACTTCGTCGACACGCGCGAGGCGAGGATCGCGACCGGGATGCCGAGCAGCACCCAGATCAGCTGGCGCTTGACCCAGTAGAAGCTGGAGCCGTAGTTGTCGTAGCCGTGGACGCTCGACGCGCTGAGCACCATGATCAACCCGATCGTCAGCAGCAGCACGGTGGCGCCGACGAGGAGGTAGTAGGTCGTCAGCGGCCGGTCGAGCGCCTCGCGGAGGGTGCCGACCCAGGTGCGGGTCGCGGACCGCGACACGAGCGGGCGGAAGCGGGCGCCGCGCGTGCCCTCGGGGTTCGCGGTGGTGATGGCGTCCCCCTCGGTGCTCGGATGGTGCTAGTCCTCGATCGCCGCCCGCACGGCCGCGGCGAACGCGTCGCCCCGGGCGGCGTAGTCGGTGAACTGGTCCATCGACGCGCAGCCCGGCGCCAGCAGCACGGTGTCCC
Proteins encoded in this region:
- the ftsW gene encoding putative lipid II flippase FtsW, which codes for MSRSATRTWVGTLREALDRPLTTYYLLVGATVLLLTIGLIMVLSASSVHGYDNYGSSFYWVKRQLIWVLLGIPVAILASRVSTKWVRGLAYPGFVVALGLLVATAAVGVTINGNRNWLALGPIQIQASEIAKLAIVIWAAHIYANKERRLGSLHQLLIPVVPGMVLATTLVVIGRDLGTALVFFALLVGMLWVVGAPVRLFVLFMSALSVVALALAATDTERLERITTFVDPFKDFHGTGWQPAHGLYAIASGGIFGEGLGASQQKWGQLPEAHTDFIFAVLGEELGLAGTLLVVGLFLVIAYAGLRVARETKDPFVRYATFGVIIWLLGQMIINVGMVLALLPVIGIPLPLVSYGGSGLLPTLAALGLVIGFARREPAAARALAQRRRTRSRGVAARR